The following coding sequences are from one Delphinus delphis chromosome 19, mDelDel1.2, whole genome shotgun sequence window:
- the TNFSF13 gene encoding tumor necrosis factor ligand superfamily member 13 isoform X2 yields the protein MPTSSPSLLAPKGPPGDMGGPVREPALSVALWLSWGAALGAVACAMVLLTQQTELQTLRREVSRLQRTGGPSEKGEGYLWLSPREQSSDGVEALENGERSRRRRAVKQKKKRSVLHLVPVNITSKEDSDVTEVMWQPALWRGRGLEAQGYVIRVWDAGIYLLYSQVLFHDVTFTMGQVVSREGQGRQETLFRCIRSMPSNPDWAYNSCYSAGVFHLHQGDTLSVIIPRARAKLSLSPHGTFLGLVKL from the exons ATGCCGACCTCATCTCCTTCTTTACTAGCCCCCAAAGGGCCCCCGGGAGACATGGGGGGCCCAGTCCGAGAGCCGGCACTCTCAGTTGCCCTCTGGTTGAGTTGGGGGGCGGCTCTGGGGGCTGTGGCTTGTGCCATGGTTCTGCTGACCCAACAAACAGAGCTGCAGACCTTAAGGAGAGAGGTGAGCCGGCTGCAGAGGACCGGAGGGCCCTCCGAGAAGGGGGAAGGGTATCTGTGGCTGAGCCCCCGGGAGCAG AGCTCTGATGGCGTGGAAGCCCTGGAGAATGGGGAGAGATCCCGGAGAAGGAGAGCAGTAAAACAGAAGA agAAGCGCTCAGTCCTTCATCTTGTTCCCGTTAACATCACCTCCAAGG AGGACTCGGATGTGACAGAGGTGATGTGGCAACCGGCTCTCTGGCGTGGGAGAGGCCTGGAGGCCCAAGGATATGTCATTCGAGTCTGGGATGCTGGAATTTATCTGCTGTACAGCCAG GTCTTGTTTCATGATGTGACTTTCACCATGGGTCAGGTGGTATCCCGGGAGGGCCAGGGAAGGCAGGAGACTCTATTCCGATGTATACGAAGCATGCCCTCCAACCCCGACTGGGCCTACAATAGCTGTTACAGCGCAG gTGTCTTCCATTTACACCAGGGGGATACCCTGAGTGTCATAATCCCCCGGGCAAGGGCGAAACTTAGCCTCTCTCCACATGGAACCTTCCTGGGGCTTGTGAAACTGTGA
- the TNFSF13 gene encoding tumor necrosis factor ligand superfamily member 13 isoform X4, with amino-acid sequence MPTSSPSLLAPKGPPGDMGGPVREPALSVALWLSWGAALGAVACAMVLLTQQTELQTLRRESSDGVEALENGERSRRRRAVKQKKKRSVLHLVPVNITSKEDSDVTEVMWQPALWRGRGLEAQGYVIRVWDAGIYLLYSQVLFHDVTFTMGQVVSREGQGRQETLFRCIRSMPSNPDWAYNSCYSAGVFHLHQGDTLSVIIPRARAKLSLSPHGTFLGLVKL; translated from the exons ATGCCGACCTCATCTCCTTCTTTACTAGCCCCCAAAGGGCCCCCGGGAGACATGGGGGGCCCAGTCCGAGAGCCGGCACTCTCAGTTGCCCTCTGGTTGAGTTGGGGGGCGGCTCTGGGGGCTGTGGCTTGTGCCATGGTTCTGCTGACCCAACAAACAGAGCTGCAGACCTTAAGGAGAGAG AGCTCTGATGGCGTGGAAGCCCTGGAGAATGGGGAGAGATCCCGGAGAAGGAGAGCAGTAAAACAGAAGA agAAGCGCTCAGTCCTTCATCTTGTTCCCGTTAACATCACCTCCAAGG AGGACTCGGATGTGACAGAGGTGATGTGGCAACCGGCTCTCTGGCGTGGGAGAGGCCTGGAGGCCCAAGGATATGTCATTCGAGTCTGGGATGCTGGAATTTATCTGCTGTACAGCCAG GTCTTGTTTCATGATGTGACTTTCACCATGGGTCAGGTGGTATCCCGGGAGGGCCAGGGAAGGCAGGAGACTCTATTCCGATGTATACGAAGCATGCCCTCCAACCCCGACTGGGCCTACAATAGCTGTTACAGCGCAG gTGTCTTCCATTTACACCAGGGGGATACCCTGAGTGTCATAATCCCCCGGGCAAGGGCGAAACTTAGCCTCTCTCCACATGGAACCTTCCTGGGGCTTGTGAAACTGTGA
- the TNFSF12 gene encoding tumor necrosis factor ligand superfamily member 12 isoform X1 gives MAARRSQRRRGRRGEPGTALLAPFVLGLGLALACLGLLLAVVSLGSRASLSAQQEPSQGELVAEEDPDPLDLNPQTEERQDTLPFLKLVRPRRSAPKGRKPRARRAIAAHYEVHPQPGQDGAQAGVDGTVSGWEEAKINSSNPLRYDHQSGQFMVTRAGLYYLYCQVHFDEGKAVYLKLDLLVDDTLALRCLEEFSATAASSLGPQLRLCQVSGLLPLRPGSSLRIRTLPWAHLKAAPFLTYFGLFQVH, from the exons atggCCGCCCGTCGGAGCCAGAGGCGGAGGGGGCGCCGGGGGGAGCCGGGCACCGCCCTGCTGGCCCCGTTCgtgctgggcctgggcctggcgcTGGCCTGCCTTGGCCTCCTGCTGGCCGTGGTCAGCCTGGGGAGCCGGGCATCGCTGTCTGCCCAG CAGGAGCCTTCCCAGGGGGAGCTGGTGGCAGAGGAGGACCCCGACCCGCTG GACCTGAATCCCCAGACAGAGGAGCGCCAGGATACCTTGCCTTTCCTGAAACTGGTTCGGCCTCGCAGGAGTG CACCTAAAGGCCGGAAACCACGGGCGCGCAGAGCGATTGCAGCCCACTATGAAG TTCACCCACAACCGGGACAGGACGGAGCGCAGGCGG GTGTGGACGGGACGGTGAGTGGCTGGGAAGAGGCCAAAATCAACAGCTCCAACCCACTGCGCTATGACCACCAGAGCGGGCAATTTATGGTCACCCGGGCTGGGCTGTACTACCTGTACTGTCAG gtgcACTTTGATGAGGGGAAGGCTGTCTACCTGAAGCTGGACCTGCTGGTGGATGACACGCTGGCCCTGCGCTGCCTGGAGGAGTTCTCGGCCACAGCGGCCAGTTCCCTCGGGCCCCAGCTCCGTCTCTGCCAGGTGTCCGGGCTGTTGCCCCTGCGGCCAGGGTCCTCCCTGCGGATCCgcaccctcccctgggcccaTCTCAAGGCTGCCCCCTTCCTCACCTACTTTGGACTCTTCCAAGTTCACTGA
- the TNFSF13 gene encoding tumor necrosis factor ligand superfamily member 13 isoform X3 — protein MGGPVREPALSVALWLSWGAALGAVACAMVLLTQQTELQTLRREVSRLQRTGGPSEKGEGYLWLSPREQILEDSQHQDSGCWGKSSDGVEALENGERSRRRRAVKQKKKRSVLHLVPVNITSKEDSDVTEVMWQPALWRGRGLEAQGYVIRVWDAGIYLLYSQVLFHDVTFTMGQVVSREGQGRQETLFRCIRSMPSNPDWAYNSCYSAGVFHLHQGDTLSVIIPRARAKLSLSPHGTFLGLVKL, from the exons ATGGGGGGCCCAGTCCGAGAGCCGGCACTCTCAGTTGCCCTCTGGTTGAGTTGGGGGGCGGCTCTGGGGGCTGTGGCTTGTGCCATGGTTCTGCTGACCCAACAAACAGAGCTGCAGACCTTAAGGAGAGAGGTGAGCCGGCTGCAGAGGACCGGAGGGCCCTCCGAGAAGGGGGAAGGGTATCTGTGGCTGAGCCCCCGGGAGCAG ATCCTGGAGGACAGCCAGCACCAAGACTCAGGTTGCTGGGGAAAG AGCTCTGATGGCGTGGAAGCCCTGGAGAATGGGGAGAGATCCCGGAGAAGGAGAGCAGTAAAACAGAAGA agAAGCGCTCAGTCCTTCATCTTGTTCCCGTTAACATCACCTCCAAGG AGGACTCGGATGTGACAGAGGTGATGTGGCAACCGGCTCTCTGGCGTGGGAGAGGCCTGGAGGCCCAAGGATATGTCATTCGAGTCTGGGATGCTGGAATTTATCTGCTGTACAGCCAG GTCTTGTTTCATGATGTGACTTTCACCATGGGTCAGGTGGTATCCCGGGAGGGCCAGGGAAGGCAGGAGACTCTATTCCGATGTATACGAAGCATGCCCTCCAACCCCGACTGGGCCTACAATAGCTGTTACAGCGCAG gTGTCTTCCATTTACACCAGGGGGATACCCTGAGTGTCATAATCCCCCGGGCAAGGGCGAAACTTAGCCTCTCTCCACATGGAACCTTCCTGGGGCTTGTGAAACTGTGA
- the TNFSF12 gene encoding tumor necrosis factor ligand superfamily member 12 isoform X2 — MAARRSQRRRGRRGEPGTALLAPFVLGLGLALACLGLLLAVVSLGSRASLSAQEPSQGELVAEEDPDPLDLNPQTEERQDTLPFLKLVRPRRSAPKGRKPRARRAIAAHYEVHPQPGQDGAQAGVDGTVSGWEEAKINSSNPLRYDHQSGQFMVTRAGLYYLYCQVHFDEGKAVYLKLDLLVDDTLALRCLEEFSATAASSLGPQLRLCQVSGLLPLRPGSSLRIRTLPWAHLKAAPFLTYFGLFQVH; from the exons atggCCGCCCGTCGGAGCCAGAGGCGGAGGGGGCGCCGGGGGGAGCCGGGCACCGCCCTGCTGGCCCCGTTCgtgctgggcctgggcctggcgcTGGCCTGCCTTGGCCTCCTGCTGGCCGTGGTCAGCCTGGGGAGCCGGGCATCGCTGTCTGCCCAG GAGCCTTCCCAGGGGGAGCTGGTGGCAGAGGAGGACCCCGACCCGCTG GACCTGAATCCCCAGACAGAGGAGCGCCAGGATACCTTGCCTTTCCTGAAACTGGTTCGGCCTCGCAGGAGTG CACCTAAAGGCCGGAAACCACGGGCGCGCAGAGCGATTGCAGCCCACTATGAAG TTCACCCACAACCGGGACAGGACGGAGCGCAGGCGG GTGTGGACGGGACGGTGAGTGGCTGGGAAGAGGCCAAAATCAACAGCTCCAACCCACTGCGCTATGACCACCAGAGCGGGCAATTTATGGTCACCCGGGCTGGGCTGTACTACCTGTACTGTCAG gtgcACTTTGATGAGGGGAAGGCTGTCTACCTGAAGCTGGACCTGCTGGTGGATGACACGCTGGCCCTGCGCTGCCTGGAGGAGTTCTCGGCCACAGCGGCCAGTTCCCTCGGGCCCCAGCTCCGTCTCTGCCAGGTGTCCGGGCTGTTGCCCCTGCGGCCAGGGTCCTCCCTGCGGATCCgcaccctcccctgggcccaTCTCAAGGCTGCCCCCTTCCTCACCTACTTTGGACTCTTCCAAGTTCACTGA
- the TNFSF13 gene encoding tumor necrosis factor ligand superfamily member 13 isoform X1, translating into MPTSSPSLLAPKGPPGDMGGPVREPALSVALWLSWGAALGAVACAMVLLTQQTELQTLRREVSRLQRTGGPSEKGEGYLWLSPREQILEDSQHQDSGCWGKSSDGVEALENGERSRRRRAVKQKKKRSVLHLVPVNITSKEDSDVTEVMWQPALWRGRGLEAQGYVIRVWDAGIYLLYSQVLFHDVTFTMGQVVSREGQGRQETLFRCIRSMPSNPDWAYNSCYSAGVFHLHQGDTLSVIIPRARAKLSLSPHGTFLGLVKL; encoded by the exons ATGCCGACCTCATCTCCTTCTTTACTAGCCCCCAAAGGGCCCCCGGGAGACATGGGGGGCCCAGTCCGAGAGCCGGCACTCTCAGTTGCCCTCTGGTTGAGTTGGGGGGCGGCTCTGGGGGCTGTGGCTTGTGCCATGGTTCTGCTGACCCAACAAACAGAGCTGCAGACCTTAAGGAGAGAGGTGAGCCGGCTGCAGAGGACCGGAGGGCCCTCCGAGAAGGGGGAAGGGTATCTGTGGCTGAGCCCCCGGGAGCAG ATCCTGGAGGACAGCCAGCACCAAGACTCAGGTTGCTGGGGAAAG AGCTCTGATGGCGTGGAAGCCCTGGAGAATGGGGAGAGATCCCGGAGAAGGAGAGCAGTAAAACAGAAGA agAAGCGCTCAGTCCTTCATCTTGTTCCCGTTAACATCACCTCCAAGG AGGACTCGGATGTGACAGAGGTGATGTGGCAACCGGCTCTCTGGCGTGGGAGAGGCCTGGAGGCCCAAGGATATGTCATTCGAGTCTGGGATGCTGGAATTTATCTGCTGTACAGCCAG GTCTTGTTTCATGATGTGACTTTCACCATGGGTCAGGTGGTATCCCGGGAGGGCCAGGGAAGGCAGGAGACTCTATTCCGATGTATACGAAGCATGCCCTCCAACCCCGACTGGGCCTACAATAGCTGTTACAGCGCAG gTGTCTTCCATTTACACCAGGGGGATACCCTGAGTGTCATAATCCCCCGGGCAAGGGCGAAACTTAGCCTCTCTCCACATGGAACCTTCCTGGGGCTTGTGAAACTGTGA